From the genome of Thermaerobacter marianensis DSM 12885:
AACCGGTGGCCGCCGCGGGTCCTGCGGCCGCGGGCATGCCGGGAATGCCGCTGGGGGCCGGGCCGGCGGGCGGGCCCGTGGGGGTGCCCTTCTGGCCGGGTCCGGCAGGGGGGCCGTGGCCCTGGGGTGCGCCGGGCTGGCCGTGGGCCGCGGGCCCCGGGGGCCTGGCCCCGGCGCCGGGTACCGCCCCCGCTGCCGCGGTGCCGGCCGCGCCGGAGGCCCAGGGCCAGCCGGCCCCCGCCGCGAACGCGCAGCCCGCGCCCGAGACGGCGGCACCGGCGGCGCCCGGGGCGGCCGGGGCAGCGGCTCCGCCGGCCCCGGCCGCCGGCCCTGCTCCGGCCCCGGCCCCTGACCCGGGGCGGGACGGCGTGGCGGAAAAGGGCACGCCCGTCACGGCCCCCTTGCCGGGGGTGCTGCTGGACGTGCGGGTTCGCCCGGGGGACCGCGTCGAGGCGGGCCAGGTGGTGGCCATCCTCGAGGCGATGAAGATGGAGAACGAGCTGGCCGCGCCTTGCGCCGGGCGGGTGACCGCCGTGCCCCACACCAAGGGGCAGACCCTCAACCAGGGCGACGCGGTGGCGTGGATCGACCCCGAGGGATGATGGACGGCCGGGTGCCGGCGGCCGCCAAGGTGGCCTGGCGAAAGCGCCTGCGCGACGCGTGGCGCGCGCTGGATCCCGTGGAACGGGAGGCCGTTTCGGCGGCCATCTGCCGCCGGCTGCAGGATCTCCTGGAGCGGTCCGCCCCCGCCGCCTGTTCCACCGGCCCGACGGTTGCAGCCGGCCTGCGGGGTGCCGGGCGCCCCCACGACCCCGGCGGCCGCCCCGGTGCCCGTGACGCCCACCCGTCCCGGGCGACCGCTGCCCCTGGCGCACCCTGCGGCCGCGTTCTTCCACCGGTGCGCGCCGTGATGCTGTACGCGCCGCTGCCGACGGAGATCGACGTCACCCCGCTGCTGGACTGGGCTCGTTCGCGCGGGCTCGAGGTCCTGGTGCCGTGGGTCGACCCGGCTCGCCACGTCATGGAGGCCCGCGCCGTGGCCGGCTGGGACGACCTGGTCCCGGGGCCGTGGGGCCTGCGCCAGCCGGCGGCCCGCTGCCCGTCCCGCCAGCCCGGTGCGGAGACGGTGATCGTGGTGCCGGGCCTCGCCTTCGACCGGGAGGGCTGGCGCCTGGGCCGCGGGGGCGGCTACTACGACCGGTTCCTCGACCGGTGGCCGGCGGCGTGGCGGGCGGGCGTCGCGCCCGCGCGGATGGTGGTGCCGCACCTGCCGCGGGATCCCCACGACCGGCGCATGGACCTGGTGGTGACGGAGGCGGAGGTCCTGGGTCCCTGGTGGGGCGTGCGGTGAAGCGCGGGGGCGGCCGGCAGCCGCGGCGGCCGGCCGGCGGAGCCAAGCCGCGTCGGGCGGGGTGGCGCAACGGCGCACCGTCGATCGGCAAGTTCCTCCCGGCGTGCCGCCCGCCCGTTGACTCCCCCGGCGGCCGCCTGTAGAATGAGGGTTGTCGGCGGGGCGGTAGCTCAGTTGGGAGAGCGCTGCGTTCGCATCGCAGAGGTCGTGGGTTCGAGTCCCATCCGCTCCACCAGCCGGTACCGCAGAACGGCGCGCCGCAGCGAGACGGCGCGCCGTTCGTACTTTTTTCGACAAATCGGCCTGCTGCCCGTCAAGGCGCCGGTTCGTCCCACCGGCGCCTTTCGCCATTTCCCGGTTCCCATGGCGAAAGACCGCGGTGGCCGCGCCGGCCCGTCGTCGTGACCCGTCAAAAAATTGGGGCCAGCCGGGGCAGGAGTTGTCCCCGGTCGGTCCGAATAAAGGGGACCAAGTGGTTCAGAGTGGGGCAAAGTGGGGGGCAGTGGAGGAACCGGCCGGCCCGGGAGCGGGCCGGTGGAGGACGCGGCCCGGGTGCACCATCCGGCCCGGGCGGCCGAACCGGCCGGCAGGCGGGACCCCACCGGCCCTTCGCCGCCCCGGGCGGGCGGGAAGCGAGGCGCGGGCATGCTGATCGGCGAGTATCGCCACACCGTCGACGACAAGGGTCGCCTGTTCGTCCCCGCCAAGTTGCGGGACGAACTGGGCGAGCCCCTGGTCATCACCCGCGGCCTCGACCAGTGCCTCTTCGTCTTCCCGCCCGGCGAGTGGAGCAGCCTGGAGGCCAAGTTGCGGGCCCTGCCCCTGGCCCAGTCCAGCGCCCGCGCCTTCGTCCGGATGCTGCTCTCGGGCGCCAGCGAGTGCGTGCCGGACAAGCAGGGGCGGATCCTGCTGCCCCAGACCCTGCGGGAGTACGCCGGCATCGACCGCGAGGCGGTGCTGATCGGCGTGGGGAACCGCGTGGAGATCTGGGCGGCGGAGCGGTGGACACGTTACGTAGAGGAGGCGTCGGAGGCCTACTCCCAGATCGCCGAGCAGATCGTCGACCTGGGCATCTAGGCCCGGGCATCTTCCCCGGCGGGGCCCGGCCAGGGCCCGGCCCCGCCGGAGCTGCCGCAGGGCAAGGCCACCGGGAAGCCCCCACCGGCCGCCCGCGGTGAGGCCCGAGTGGCCGCTGTCAGGGGGCGTCGCGACCATGTCCGGAGGAACCGGCCCCACCCCGCCCACCGGCACCGGCCCCGCGATCGGGGTGGCACGCTCCGAGACCGGAGGCCGCGGCCCCGAGCCCGCGGCCGCGGGCCCCGTCGCCACCGCGCCGGACGGGGCGCCCCACGTGCCCGTGCTGCTCCGGGAGGTGGTGGCGTACCTGGCCCCGCGGCCGGGCGGGCGCTACGTGGACGGCACCGTCGGGGCCGGCGGCCACGCCGCCGCGGTGCTGGCCGCGGCGGGAGGCGAAGCGGAGCTTTTGGGCATCGACCGGGACCCCGCCGCGCTGGCGCTGGCTGCGCGGCGGCTGGCGCCCTTCGGCGCGCGGGTACGGCTGGTGCACGGCAACTTCCGCGGCCTGGAGCAGCACCTGGAGGACGCGGGCTGGGACGCCGTGGACGGGATCCTGCTGGATCTGGGCGTGTCGTCGATGCAGCTGGACGACCCGTCCCGCGGGTTCAGCTACCAGGAGGAAGGCCCGCTGGACATGCGGATGGACCCGAGCCAGCCGGTGACGGCGGCGGATCTGGTGAACACCGCCGGCCGTGACCAGCTGGCCCGGTGGATCGCCGAGTACGGCGAGGAGCGCTGGGCCGGCCGCATCGCCGACTTCATCGTCGCGGCGCGCCGGCGCCGGCCCATCACCACCACCACCCAGCTGGTGGAGATCATCAAGGCGGCCATCCCCGCCCGCGCCCGGCGCCGGGGCGGCCACCCTGCCCGCCGGACCTTCCAGGCGCTGCGCATCGCCGTCAACGGCGAGCTGGACGGCCTGGAAGAGTTCCTGCAGCAGGCCGCCCGGCGGCTGCGGCCGGGCGGGCGGATGGTCGTGATCGCCTTCCACTCCCTGGAGGACCGGGCGGTCAAGCGGGCCTTCCGGGCCCTGGCCGCCCCGGATGGGGGGGCGGCCCCGTTCCGCCTTCTGACCCGCCGGCCGGTCACGCCGGGGGAGGAAGAGGCGCAGGCCAACCCGCGGTCCCGCAGCGCCAAGCTGCGGGCCATCGAGCGGCGGCAGTGACGCGGTGTCCCACGCCGTGGCCGGACCGGTGGCGGGCAGCAGGCGCGGACCCCCGGGCGTACCGGGACCACGACATAGATGGAAGCGGGGGCGAATAGCACTATGGTACGAGCCGGAAACGCCGTAGCGGCACCGCTCTGGCGGTCGCCATCCACCGCACCGTGGCCCGAGCTGCCGGGACGAACCGGCCCGGGGGAGGCACCCCGGCCCGTCCGGCGCTACAAGATCCGGCGCCGGCTGAAGCTGCGGCCCGAGGCGCGCCTGGTGGGCACGGTGGGCCTGCTGTTCGCCCTGGCCGTGCTGGTGATCAGCCGCTACGCCGTCCTGTACGGGATGAACCAGGCCATCCTCCAGCGGCAGCAGGAGATCGCCAGCCTGGAGCGGGCCAACCAGCACCTGGCCATCGAGGTGGCAGGCCGCGATTCGCTGGGGCGCCTGGAGGCCGCCGCCCGGGCGCGGGGCTACCAGGAGCCGGCCTCGGTACGGGCGGTGCGCGTCCCGGCGGCGGCCGACCGCCTGGCCGCCGCACCGGCGGCCTCCGGAGCATCGCCGGCCGTGCGGGAAGCGGTGGTGGCGCTGGCGCCCGCCGGCGCCGGCGGCCCGGCGCCGGCACCGGCCGCGGCGCCTTACGCAGCGGCGGGCGGGCCAGCGGCCCGCGGTCCCGCGGCCTGGCTGGCCGGTCTCTGGCACCGCGTCTTCGGTAGCTGACGGGCCGGCGGAAGGGCGGAGCCGGCACCGGCGGCGCGTCTCTTTTCGAGGTTTGCGAGATCCCCTGGTGTTCCTTCGCGTCGCGCATGGCGGACGGGCATAGGAGGCGGTGACGGGATGGGCCGGACGGCGCCAGGCGCTCCGGCCGTTCGTATGCCCGGCATCGGGCTGCGGCGGCGGATCCTGCTGGTGTTCCTGGTCTTCTCCCTGGCGCTGGCGGTGCTGGCGGGGCGGCTGGTGACCATCCAGGTGGTGCGGGGCGAGGCGCTGCGCCAGAAGGCGCTGGACATGCGGCTCTGGCAGGTCCCCGTCCAGGCGCGGCGGGGCGACATCGTGGACCGCAACGGCCGGCCCCTGGCCATCAGCACCGACGTCGACACCGTCTACGTGGCGCCCGCCGAGCTCCAGGAGGCGGCCCGCAAGGGGCAGGTGGACATCGAGGAGGCGGCGCAGCAGCTGGCCCGCGTCCTCAAGATGGACCCCGAGGAGGTCTACGAGAAGCTCACGGTGCCCCACGCCTTCTGGTACGTCAAGCGGCGGGTCACCGACGCCGAATCCCGCGCCGTCCGCCAGCTGGACATCCCGGGCGTGCACATCACCCAGGAGGCGCGCCGGTTCTATCCGAAAGGGGAACTGGCCGCCCACGTCCTGGGCTTCGCCGGCCTGGACAACCAGGGCCTGGAGGGCATCGAGGCCTACTACGACCGCAAGCTGGCGGGCAAGGACGGCTACATCGCCACGGAATACGACGCCCTGGGCCGGCCGATCCGCCTCCCCACGGTCCAGGCCCGGTACGTGCGGCCGACTCCCGGGCTGACGCTGCGCCTGACCATCGACGAGACCATCCAGTACATCGCCGAGCGGGAACTGGAGCGGGCCGTGGTCCAGAACGGAGCCAAGGGCGGGGTCATCGTGGTGATGGACCCGAAGACCGGCGGCATCCTGGCCCTGGCCTCGCGGCCCACCTACGACCCCAACCGGTTCGCCGACTTCCCGCGGCAGAACTGGCGCATCAAGCCGGTGGCCGATGCCTTCCCGCCGGGGTCGATCTTCAAGATCATCACGGGGTCGGCGGCGGTGGACGCGGGCAAGGTGACCCCCGACACCATCGTGGACGACCCCGGCTTCCTCACGGTGGGCGGGGAGAGCATCTCCAACTGGAACCAGGCGGGTCTGGGGTCCGTGCCCTTCCGCGACGGGTTCGCCCACTCGTCCAACGTGGTGTTCGGCAAGATGGCGCTGGCCCTGGGCAAGCCCGTGTTCTACCGGTACCTGGACCAGTTCCACATCGGCCGGCCCACGGGCATCGACCTGCCGGGTGAGGCCACGGGCATCGTGCCGCCCATGGACCAGGCCACGCTCCTGGACCTGGCCATCATGGGCTTCGGCCAGACCCTGACCACCACGCCGATCCAGATGGCCGCGGCGGTGGCGGCGGTGGCCAACGACGGCCTGTGGCAGACGCCGCATCTGGCCGATGCCTGGCTGGACCCCGAGGGCAACGTGGTGGAACAGGTGCAGCCCGCCGAGCGCAGGCAGGTGATCAAGCCCGAGACCGCCCGGACCATCCGCGAGCTGATGCGCGGGGTGGTGGAACAGGGAACCGGCCGCCGGGCCCAGATCCCCGGCTACGACGTGGGCGGCAAGACGGGCACGGCCAACAAGGTGGAGGGTGGCCGGGTGGTCCAGAAGTACATCGGCTCCTTCGCCGGCCTGGTGCCGGTGGAGGAACCGCGCCTGGCCATCGTGGTCTCCATCGACGAGCCGTCGGGCATCTACTACGGCGGCTACGTGGCGGCGCCCGTCTTCCAGGCCGTGGCGCGGGACGTCCTGCGCTACCTGGGCGTGCCGCCCACCCGGGAAGAGCGGGCCGACCCGCGGCGGCTGCGGGAGGTCCCCAACCTGATGAACCTCACCCGGGCCGAGGCCCGGGAGCGGGCCCAGGCGGCGGGCTTCCAGGTGACCGTCGAGGGCGGCGGGCCGCGGGTGGTGGGCCAGTTCCCCGCGCCGGGGGCGCAATTGGAACAGGGAAGCACGATCATCCTCTATACCGAGGCGGCCTCGCGCCAGGATGAGGAAGGGCGGGTCACGGTTCCCGACCTGACCGGCCTGACGTACGCCCAGGCGGCCGAGCGCCTGGCGGCCGCGGGGTTGCAGATGGAGGCCCGCGGCGACCGGGACGGCAGGGTGGCCGGCCAGGATCCCCCGGTGGGGACGCGGGTGCCCATCGGCTCGAAGGTGACCGTGATCCTGCGCGGGCCGGAATCCCGTTAAGGCGCTCCGCGCTGGAGGACTGCGGCGGCATGGATTGGGGGTGCCACGGGCCGGACCGGGTTGCTATACTTCGGTGCGGCGCCGGCGGCCGGCCGGTTCGTCCCGCCGGAAGCGGCCGGCAGACTACGGGCCGTGAGGAGACAGGCGCATGGTGAATCTGAAGGATCTCATCGCCGTCCTGCCCGAGAAGACCGTGACCGGTCCCGTGGACCGGCCCATCCAGGGCATCACCTACGACTCCCGGCGCGTCGAGCCGGGCTTCCTCTTCGTGGCCATCCGCGGCTTGCGTTACGACGGCCACTCCTTCATCCAGGAGGCCGTGGCGCGGGGTGCCGCGGCGGTGGTGGGTGAACGCGCGCCCGCTGTGGAGGGCGTCCCCTACGTGCAGGTCCCCTCCAGCCGGACGGCCCTGGGCCTGCTGGCGTCGGCCTTCTACGGCCACCCCAGCGCCCGCCTGGTGCTGGTCGGGGTGACCGGGACCAACGGCAAGACGACCACCACCCACCTGGTGCGGTGGGTGCTGGAGGCGGCGGGCCACCCCACCGGCCTCATCGGCACGGTGCACAACATCATCGGCGGGCGATCCCTGCCGGTCGAACGCACCACCCCCGAGGCGGCCGACCTGCAGAAGCTCCTGGCCGCCATGCGGGACGCGGGGCTGACCCACGTGGTGATGGAGGTCTCTTCCCATGCCCTGACCCTGCAGCGGGTGGCGGGCTGCGCCTTCGACGTGGGCGTGTTCACCAACCTCACCCAGGACCACCTGGACTTCCACGCTTCGATGGAGGACTATGCGGCGGCCAAGGCGCGATTGTTCGCCCGGCTGGGACGCAACGAGATCCCCGGCACCGTCAAGCCGGGTCCCAAGGCAGCCGTGATCAACGCCGACGACCCCTGGGGGACCTTCATGGCGGACCGCAGCAGCGCGCCGGTCATCACGTACGGCATCCGCCAGGCGGCGGACGTCACGGCCCGTGACGTGGTGGTGGAACCCGGCGGCGTCCGGTTCGTCCTGGGCACCCGGGACGGGGAGGTGCCCGTGCGCCTGCGGCTGACGGGCCGGTTCAACGTCTACAACGCGCTGGCGGCGGCGGGCGCGGGCTTGGCCTTGGGGATCGACCCGGCCACGGTGGCGCGGGGCCTGGAGAGCCTGCCGGCGGTGCCGGGGCGGCTTGAGCGCATCGACCGGGGGCAGCCCTTCACCGTGCTGGTGGATTACGCCCATACCCCCGACGGGCTGGAGAATGTGCTCTCCACGGTGCGGGAGATGGCGGGGCAGGGGCGGGTCCTCTGCGTCTTCGGCTGCGGCGGCGACCGCGACCGGGGCAAGCGACCCCAGATGGGTGCCATCGCGGCGCGGCTGGCCGACTACACGGTGCTGACCTCCGACAACCCGCGCAGCGAGGACCCCGAGGCCATCATCGACGACATCGAGGCGGGGGTGCGGCAGGTTCCCGGGGCCGCCTACGAGCGGGTGACGGAGCGGGCGGCGGCCATCCGCCGGGTGCTGGAGCTGGCCCGGCCCGGCGACGTGGTGGTCATCGCCGGCAAGGGGCACGAGGACTACCAGATCTTCGCCGACCGCACCATCCACTTCGACGACCGGGAGGTGGCGGCGACGGCCCTGGAAGCCATGGGGTACGGCGGTGCCAAGGGTTGAGACGCTCCAGGGGGCGGTGCGGCCGGGGGAAGGTCCACCGCCCCGGGCCGGCATCGCGCCGAGGACGCGATGGCGATGCCGGGGACGGCGGCGGGTCGAGGAGGTGACGGCGTGCGGCTGGCCATGGTCGACGTGGCGGCTGCCACGGGCGGGCGGCTGGTGGCGGGCAGCCAGGGGGTGACGGTGGAAGGCGGCACCGTGGACAGCCGCCGGGTGCGGCCGGGCAACCTGTTCTTCGCCCTGCCCGGCCAGCGGGTCGACGGCCACCGGTTCGTGGCCCAGGCCCTCGCGGCCGGTGCCCGGGGCGCCGTGATCGCCCGGCCCCTGGCGGAGGTCCTGCCGGACGGGGCGCCTCCGGGTACCGCGGTGGTGGAGGTGGCCGACACCCGCCAGGCGCTGGCGGACCTGGCCCGCTGGGTGCGGCGCCGCCGGACCGGCCTGCGGGTGGTGGGCATCACCGGCAGCCTGGGGAAGACCACCACCAAGGAGATGGCGGCGGCGGTGCTGGCCCGGCGGTTCGCGGTGCTCAAGTCCGCGGGCAACTACAACACCGACGTGGGCCTGCCCCTCACTCTGCTGGACCTGGAGGAACGTCACCAGGTGGCGGTGCTGGAGATGGCCATGCGCGGGCTCGGCGAGATCGCCCGGCTGGCCGCCATCGCCGAGCCCGACGTCGGCGTGGTGACGGTGGTGGCCGAGTCCCACCTGGAGTTCCTCGGCAGCCTGGAGCGGGTGGCCCAGGCCAAGGGGGAGCTGGTGGAGGCGCTGCCCGAGGACGGGGTGGCGATCCTCAACGCCGGCGACCCCCGGGTGCGGGCCATGGCCGCCCGCACCCGAGCCCGGGTGCTGACCTTCGGCCACGACGGCGAAGGGGCGGACGTGCGGGCCGTCAACGTGGAGCACCGGGGTGCGGCGGGCAGCCGCTTCCGCCTGGAGGTGCCGGGGGGCGATGCGGCCACGGTGGAACTGGCCGTGCCGGGGCCGGCGGCGGTGACCTGCGCCCTGGCGGCGGCAGCGGTCGGCGTGGCTCTGGGTCTGGATGCCGCCACCATCGCCGCGGGCCTGGCCGAGGCGAGGCCCGCGGCCCTGCGTAACGAGATCCGCCAGGCCGGTCCGTGGACCCTCTACATCGATTGTTATAATGCGTCGCCCACCTCCACCCGGGCGGCCCTGCACGCCCTGCGGCAGGTGGCCGGATCGCGCCGGGCGGTGGCCATCCTGGGGGACATGTTCGAGCTGGGGGACTGGGCGGTGGAGGGCCATCGGGAGACCGGCCGGGAGGCCGCCCGCACCGCCGACGTCCTGCTGGCCGTGGGCCGGTGGGCACCGCAGATGGTGGAGGGGTGGATCCAGGCGGGCGGTGCGGGGGCCGCAGCCGCCGCCTACCCCGACAAGGCGGCCCTGCTGGGGGAGCTGGACCGGTGGCTTCGTCCCGGCGACGCCATCCTGATCAAGGCCTCGCGGGGCATGGCCATGGAAGAGGTCGTCGAGGCCCTGACGGCCCGGGTGGCGGCGGCCGGGTCGTCGCGACCGGATCCGGCGTGAGCCGGGGCGAGAGGCGGGACGCCTGCGGCGGAAAGGAACGGTCGCTGCATGACCATGGACCTTTGGCCGGTGCCGGTGCTGGCCCGCCTGGGCCTGGCGGCGGTGCTGGCGGCGGGGATGGCGCTGGTGCTGGGACCGGTGATGATCCCCTGGCTGGAGCGGCTGCGGTTCGGCCAGACGGTGCGCGAGCAGGGGCCGGCCCGGCACCGGGTCAAGCAGGGCACCCCGACCATGGGCGGGGTGATCTTTCTCCTGCCGGCGCTGCTGGTCACCGCGTGGCTTTCGCCGCCCACTCCGGCGGCGGTGCTCATCGCGGGGGTGACCGTCGCCTTTGCCGCCCTGGGCCTGGTGGACGACTACCTGAAGGTCGCCCTGCGCCGTTCCCTGGGCCTGCGGGCGCGGGCCAAGCTGGTGTGGCAGGTGGCGGCCGCCGCGCTGATGGTGTACCTCGCCCAGGCGTGGCTGGGCCGCGGCACCGCCGTGTGGGTGCCCTTCGGCACGGGCTGGTGGGACCTGGGGCCGTGGTACTACCCGCTGGCGGTGCTGGCGGTGGTGGCCAGCGCCAACGCGGTCAACGAGACCGACGGCCTGGACGGCCTGGCGGCGGGGTCCACCCTGATCGCCCTGTCGGTGTTCTTCTACGCCGCCGCCCGCACCGGCCGGTATGACCTGGCGATCTTCATCGTATCCTTGGGCGCGGCCCTGGCCGGGTTCCTCTGGTTCAACCTGCACCCGGCGCGGGTGTTCATGGGCGACACGGGCTCCCTAGCCCTGGGCGCAGCCCTGGGCGGCCTGGCCGTCCTGACGGGGACCGAGCTGGTCCTGCCCGTGGCGGGGATGCTCTTCGTGCTGGAGACCCTGTCGGTGATCGTGCAGGTGGCCAGCTTCCGGCTGACGGGGCGGCGGGTCCTGCGCATGAGCCCGCTGCACCACCACTTCGAGCTCAGCGGGTGGACGGAGGCCCAGGTGGTGTACCGCTTCTGGGCGGCCGGCCTGGGCTTCGCCCTGGCGGGCTTTCTGGCCCTGGGAGGGTTTCCGGGATGAACACGGCCGGCGTGCCGGGCCGGTTCCGCGGGCCGGGGGCGAGGCGGCCCGCGGGGCCGGGATCGGCGGGGTGGGCGGGTTCCGGGTCGGCCGGGCCCGCGGAGCCCGGATCCCCGCCGCCCTTCGGGCGGGCGCGGGAGATGGACCGGACCATCTTCGCCGTCACCGTGATCCTGCTGGCCCTGGGCATCGCCATGGTCTTCAGCGCCAGCTTCGCCAAGGCGATGGACGATGCCGGCGACCCGTTCTACTTCTTGAAGCGCCAGCTGCTCTGGGCGCTTCTGGGCGTGCCGGTGATGTGGGTCTTCTCCCACATCGAGTACCGGTACTGGCGCACGGTGGCGCGGCCCGCCCTGTACTCCACCCTCCTGCTCCTGGTGGCGGTGCTTTTGGTGGGTGCGGCCCGCGGCGGCGCCGAGCGGTGGATCGACTTCGGGTTCTTCAGCTTCCAGCCCTCGGAATGGGCCAAGTTTGCGCTCTGCATCTTCTTCGCCGACTACTTCGCCCGCATCGGGTCGCGGGTGCAGGAGTTCTGGCGCGGGCTGGGACCGTGGCTGCTGGTGGTGGGGGTGGTGTCCGGGCTCATCATGCTGCAGCCCGACCTGGGCACCACCCTGGCCATCGGGGGCATGGCGGTGCTCATGGCCTTCCTGGCGGGGGCGCGGATCCAGCACCTGCTGGCCTTGGGCGCCCTGGCGGTGCCCCTGCTGATCGCCGCCATCACCCAGTCGGAGTACCGGTGGAAGCGGATCACGGCCTTCCTCAACCCCTGGGCCGATCCCCAGGGGACGGGGTACCACCTGATCCAGGGCCTGCTGGCCCTGGGCTCGGGCGGCTGGTTCGGCCTCGGCTTCGGCCTCAGCCGGCAGAAGATCTGGTACCTCCCCGAGCAGCACACGGACTTCATCTTCGCCGTGCTGGGGGAGGAACTCGGTCTGCTGGGGACGCTGACGGTGCTGGCCCTCTATGCGGTGCTGATCTGGCGCGGCTACCGCACGGCCGCCACGGCGCCCGACACCTTCGGTGCGCTGCTGGCGGCGGGGATCACCTCCATCATCGCCATCCAGGTGGTGGTGAACGTCGGGGTGGTCACGGCCACCCTGCCCATCACCGGCATCACCCTGCCGCTTTTGAGTTACGGCGGCTCGTCCCTGGTGGTGACCCTGGCGGCCCTCGGCATCCTGATCAACATCTCCCGGCACTGCCCCCAGTAGGCGAGCGGGGCCGGGCCAAGCGGGTGAGGCAGGCTTGCGCGTCCTTTTGACAGGGGGAGGAACGGGCGGCCACATCTATCCGGCCCTGGCCATCGCCGCCGAGCTGAAGCGGCGCGTGCCGGGGTGCGAGCTGCTGTACGTGGGGACGAGGGAGGGCTTGGAGAGCCGGATCGTGCCCCGGGCGGGCCTGCCCTTCGCCACCGTGAGCGCCCGCGGCCTGATGCGCAAGGGGCCGCGGGAGATGGCGGCGGGCCTCCTGTCCCTGACCCGGGGG
Proteins encoded in this window:
- the mraY gene encoding phospho-N-acetylmuramoyl-pentapeptide-transferase gives rise to the protein MTMDLWPVPVLARLGLAAVLAAGMALVLGPVMIPWLERLRFGQTVREQGPARHRVKQGTPTMGGVIFLLPALLVTAWLSPPTPAAVLIAGVTVAFAALGLVDDYLKVALRRSLGLRARAKLVWQVAAAALMVYLAQAWLGRGTAVWVPFGTGWWDLGPWYYPLAVLAVVASANAVNETDGLDGLAAGSTLIALSVFFYAAARTGRYDLAIFIVSLGAALAGFLWFNLHPARVFMGDTGSLALGAALGGLAVLTGTELVLPVAGMLFVLETLSVIVQVASFRLTGRRVLRMSPLHHHFELSGWTEAQVVYRFWAAGLGFALAGFLALGGFPG
- the ftsW gene encoding putative lipid II flippase FtsW, coding for MNTAGVPGRFRGPGARRPAGPGSAGWAGSGSAGPAEPGSPPPFGRAREMDRTIFAVTVILLALGIAMVFSASFAKAMDDAGDPFYFLKRQLLWALLGVPVMWVFSHIEYRYWRTVARPALYSTLLLLVAVLLVGAARGGAERWIDFGFFSFQPSEWAKFALCIFFADYFARIGSRVQEFWRGLGPWLLVVGVVSGLIMLQPDLGTTLAIGGMAVLMAFLAGARIQHLLALGALAVPLLIAAITQSEYRWKRITAFLNPWADPQGTGYHLIQGLLALGSGGWFGLGFGLSRQKIWYLPEQHTDFIFAVLGEELGLLGTLTVLALYAVLIWRGYRTAATAPDTFGALLAAGITSIIAIQVVVNVGVVTATLPITGITLPLLSYGGSSLVVTLAALGILINISRHCPQ